The DNA window TTGTAGGTCAAACATTAACTGTATCTTTACGCGCTGTTGCAGTGAAGCAATTGTGAGGAACGTCCTAGTCAACGAACGATATAGAACCATATTTTTATATGATAAAAAAGTGTAACAAAAATACGCGCAAAGTTTCAGATCCGTTAATTGCATTTGTTTCTCGTAAAGAAAACGAAACTTATTGGTAGCTTTGGGGCCAAGAAAATGAAATCCCCTCCTCAGAGACAGTAAACATAAATTATGCACAAGTTCGTCATCCACTAGATAAGTGGATGAAGCCTTTAGTATTCTGGGTCGACATAGACCCAGGATGAAGTAGGATAGTTGCAATTACTTCTACTTTAAGGAAACGTATTTTTCGAAGGTTTTCGAAGATTTTCGAAGGTTTCTCCACTTTTCACTCAACGCTCGCCAAAAAATCGAACGAAATCGCGTATTCTCCACGATTGCGGAAAACTCACCCTGATTATATCGAAGAGGAAGTTGCCGGAGCCAGCGCCGCTTCCGGAACCACCAGAGGAACCGCCAAATCCGAAGTTCAAGAACCTCTTGTTCCTGTTCTCGTCATCTTCAGTTTCCACCTCGTCCAACGGTGTTAACGGCGCCGCGTCGCTGGGCACCTCGTCCGCGAATTGCACTTTGACCTCGTTGTTCTGCGACTCTGCTGCCACCTCGTTCACTCTGTCCTCCGCTTCCGGGTTCACGTCCTGCAAACAGAAGTTCCACGATCGATCTCCTCGTACCTCTTCCCGGATCGCTACCGATCGATCGCCAGGAATAAAACTTCTTCGAGAGGAACTTGTGCGAAAATCGTGGTACGAATCGGTCAAGAAAGTTGTTCAAGGTTCATAGTAAGCAGAAAAGTTGGCATTACGTACCTAATTTCAGAATCCACCTTTCCTTTGTATGTTAAAGTGAAAGgaatgtaattttaattattttacagaACTTTCTACTTTGAACGTTATATTctcataattattttattacctCTTAGCAGGtgcaattttatgcatttggaCGGTTGTACAGCcaagaaagaataaaataagcATAGccaataaatcaataaaatttagCCTAGAACGCACTGTTGTTTGAAACGATTAATACAGCAAATGAAATTCAGTGTTATCTCGGAGATACTTTGcaacagaaattttttacaaacatcAAGAAACAGCAAATGAGCCGTAACAGTATGGTTGGTTATCAAAGTCGCGTACACCCGGTCGACTGTATGTAGAGGTAtgctgattttgttaatcctgcTTTCCGTTTTACGTTGAACGAATTTCTCCCTCAATTTGCACCACGATTTACGACTCGCGAGCTCCTCGTCCAAGCAGCTCGAAGAGCATTCAGTCCGCAACTTGCTCCGCGTTCACAGCTATTCATTGTCAGCGATTTCTACTTATAGTTTGTCAAGATAGCGGTTAGGAACGCGTTCGAGCGTTTCTTCGATTCGATGGCGATCGAGCGGAACAGAGATTAGGTGGCGCGTGTTCTCGCGATGTCTCGTGATCGGGAAACGCGCCGACGATTTTATTAGTTGGACAAACTGAAGCGCTAATGAACCAGATTACTCAATTAGCGAACGATTTCCAATCTTGGATCCGCCGGAAAGTTAAGCCAAACTATGTTACACTATGCTGAATTTGCGCGCACGTCTTGCTGGTGCCTTTGGTCAAAAAATCCAAAAACCAAAGCAAACACATAAGTGCAAATTTAGTATAGTACACACTAGTGGACAAGATTATGAGACACTGAAAATGATAGAAATATGAGCTTAATATTGCTTGCATATTAAACAGGATTTTATGTGAAACAGAACATTTAATTGTATCCAACGTCttcagaaaaattaaatgtctGATGCAAGAGACTTTCACCTTGAATAAAAATAATGGAACTTCACGCGAACAAAATTATAAGACACTAACAAGATTTTAATCATTTCGAAATTCTTCTTTCTTGTTGattcaattgaaaatttcatGCGTTACAATTGCGTTGAGTTAGTTGCAAATAAACATTCTTTCTCTAATGCTGTTTAACATAAGCACGATATAAATCTTATATTTCAATAATGCAGTCCACTATTGCAGTACAGTATAGCTTGCTATACCAGTGAATCAGAAGTCCAAATTCATTGGGAATCGTATGGCAACAACTCCGGTGTACATCCAGGGTTGCCAAAGCAGCCAAAGCAGCCTTGTATGAAATGCATTGTATTCACTGATAATTAAATCGAGAGCACTGTTCGCTCATCGATCACAATCTCATTCACTCCTCTCGACACCTCCACGAACACTTTCGACTCAACAATATTAAATCAATATTATTCGCTTCGGAACATTCGAAAGCCTTCGAACCGCTTGACGGAACATCCCCTCCAACATCAACGATGATAGGTGACAGATGGATCACTCGCCCGGAAGAAAGCCAACAGAGTAAACCGTACAacaagagaaggagagagaaagtCAATGATCGGTGAAAGAATGTTCGAGGCGAAGGCTCGTCGACGTTTCGTTCGCAGCAAAGGTCGTCGACGTCCTCCGTCGTCTGAGATCGACCACGATCTCAGTCAAAGATCACCTTCGCTAAAGCTTGTGATGAGTCGAAAGCGAGAAAAGAAGGAAGCTGTCGAGAACCTTCGACAGTCGCAGCTTCATGATCCTTCGACGGATCCTTCGGCATCTCTGAAGACGATGTGAAGACACAGAGAGATAGAAACACAAAGAGAAACAACGTGGGCGTGACAGACGAGATAACACAGAACATAGTAGAAAGATGAAGAGAGttagcagacgatagaagaaTAGTGCACAAGAGAAGAAGAATCTGCCGCAGCAGTCCCGATTGCGCGGTGTCAATCCTCGTCACGCGACGATCGTTGACGATCGCTGGATCATTGACCTCCAAGGTTTTACCGAGCTGGTCGCGACATGGTCACGCCAGCGAGTTGTCTTGGGTGCTGTCGGTTGTGGGCACGGTGTGCTGCGGACCCGGGGTGGTCGACGAGTTGTTCGTCGTCTCgttgtcctcgtcctcgtccggCGGGAATGTCGGCAACGAGATCGAGACCTTAGAGCCGTTCGAGCTGGTCGATTTGAACCCggcgtcctcgtcgtcgtcgtcgtcgtcgtcgaatgGCGACGCGGCGGTCACCGTCGACCCGTCATTCGACCCGCGTCCTTCGCCGCCGGACTGGTTATTCCCGAGGAAATTCTGCAGCAACGTAGGCCCGAGGACTCGGATCACCTCCGCGACTATCGAGTTCACCTTTTGTTCGATCATCTAGAAAACAACGGCTCTTAGCTGGATCGAAATGCACCTGGCTCGTTCCACCTCGAGGACGACGATATCGAGGATCTATGGAGGACCGGGTCTGATACTTTCGGATCTAGTATTGGCGATTCTCTGTCGGTGGATCGTGTTCTTGCAGGTCCAATTCAACATCGAGTGCTCGTTTATAGGACCGATTtcgcttttattttattttattttatttttttttttttttttgagaacgaTGAATGTGATGGTGTTAGCCTTCGTGTTGTCTACAGAAGGTTAACTCGATGGAAGGTTATCGAGATTGTTGTCGTTCGTGCTGGGAGACCAGGAGAATGACCGTCGAACGATCGATGCGAGGATCGTGTTGGAAGACAGTGCTTTTAGGTTGATTTGATCGAGATTGTATCTTCCGTTGGGCACCGATCAGGTGTACCTCAACGTCCGTCAGCATTTAAATTTGGTACCGTCTCTCTTTAGTGTTATCATCGTACCGTCTCTTCAGTGTTATTATACTATTATCGTAAGACATTGTAAAAAGTCTGTTTGCTATTAGTACCGCGCAAAGACATTGTAAACTGTCACTTGTTCTGTAGTTTGCGCAACGTTGTTGCAACATTGAATTTGTAGGTATATTATTTTTGTCATGTCAGTTAATATTGGATTGGCTAGAAAATCTTGCTATTTTTCTTTCCAGTCCAGTAATGACACAGTACTCACTGTGATGTTACTACATTATCTTCTCTAATCGAAGAGTCATTGATATTCCGAATAGTAGAGCGAATTCATTTACGATGCTAGTATAATTCGTCTCAACTTGACCATTTTATATACGAAATTATATATCTCGTTGGAACGACATAGAATTTAGATAAGGTtcagataatcgaggttctactattcTGTTTTGAATAAGTACAATGCTGTTCATAATATTCTTATATCATAGCATAGtacaattgaataaaattgGCGATATTAACATATAAattgtggatctttgtgcaacatTGAAATTGTCCAACTCGATTGTGAGAAACGGAAGCTAAATgaatgtacattttttctgttaacaattttaataatccgaaactaatgtaacagtattaaattcttttaacgtcTTTCAATTTTGTCTTTGATCGGTTCGCTTTTGTcgcagatgcataaaatccacagtctatacaAATCTCACGATAGTTGAAtgagacaaaataaaattttcatttatgtCTTGAAACATGGAATAAGATCTCACAGCCAACCCAATATAGAAGCTGTAATATTAAAACGTTCCATACTTTCCACAGCCAACCATAAGTGTCTGGGTTACGGACGTTGCGTACACATTACCGGTGTGTATAATAAAGTcgaagtataattattattgtttgcGCAAGCGGCTTGACGCGCGGAAGAAATTCCGAATGCATTTGAAGAATCGAACGCGCAACTTTCTTGGGAAGAATGCCAATTCGGTGTGAACAATTTCTCCTCGGCTATCGAGAGACGTTCTCTGCATTTTGTATATACACCCTAACTCGGAGAGGCTCGTTCATGTTTATTAATTGACTAATAAAGAAAcgaactctttctctctctctctctctctctctctctctctctctctctctctcctcggctGGAAGACGTATCCGTGGAATCTCTTTTACTCGCTTCcgcttttaaaaatgaaattttctaggAATCAACGAACTTCTAATTGTCTGCGAATGCCCGCCAGTTAATTAGTATTATGATATATCTCTACGGTTTCCCCATCTGCTGCGATACAATCTCGAGGACGCCCACAGTCCTCTTATGCGGGTATAATTGGATCGACCGACGATTCCGGGATTTCGAAGGATTCAGGATCCCACATGGAAGTGTCAATTGTTGTCAGTGAACGCGTACTGTCAATTAGAAAAATCTATGCTTGGCGTAGTTCGAATATTTCAGGCAGGAAAACAGGTTCTGCATATTTTATGGACGGTAAATAATTGATTAGACAAAATTAGATGGATCCTGaagaaaattatactatttttgtaattgttaaAGTAGGGACGTATGTAAATTTTAAACAGTCGACAggagaatataaataaaaattgtaggttGGGTAAAATTTgggtaaaaataaatgaatacgAAGATAGGCACATGTGAATATTTTAAATAGATGCCAGAAGTCTATTAGAACGAATAGGAATTATCAGGAAAAAATGAACACGAAGGTAGAGACGAATGATGATTTTAAACATAAAATGTCAAATTTCTCCTGACAAACTATCAGGGGTAATAAAACGTGCAAAATCCGTGTTTCTCCCTCAAATATTAGGACTCGTCAGGCATTGTAGACACTTGCAATTGACAGTCGCGTAAAACGTCATTCAAGTTGCTCCACCACCGCAAATATTCGCGCCTGTCGGTGGGATCCGCAAGGCTACGGGGGGCTCTAATGATCCTGGCCGTCAGCAGGACTTCACTGCGTCATTTGTTCAGCAGTGGCTCACCTGAGAAATTTCGGGGAAGAGTTCCCGCAGGATACCGATCGTCCGTTTGCTTCTTAGGGCGACATCGTTGTCGGCTTCGACGACCATCAGCCGATCGAGTGCCTGAAAACAGTTTCCCTTTGTCCCTGCAGTCTGTTTGTCCACTTCCCCCAAATTCATCCTCCGAAAACCCGTGCGAAAGAAGTTCCTCATTCATCAATTTGATCGATCACGAATTTCCTCATTCGCGAATTTTATCACTCATGAATTGCATTGCGCATGAATTTCATAGCGCACGAACTGCATCGTTTACGAATCCCTACGTTCACGAATTGCATCCATCACGAATTCCAGCGTTCACGAATCTCTTCGAGATTAAATAGACGGTAAGAAATGATCGTTTTGCCAGCAACGAGGAAGTGTGCGATCCGCTGTTTAGCCGGAAACCTCGTTGAAAGTGTCCGAGACGCGTTGACCGAACTGCGTTGCATAATCGCCGGCGACTGCGTCGAGTGTTTGGCGATTTACGGGCGGCAATTTTCGAATTACGCGAAATCGGCTGAGAACACGTGCTCGACGGTAAACCGAACGCAATAGAAGGAAACCGTCCCGCGAAACGGCGCGGCGGAACTGCACCGTTGCGTACAACAATAACCCGAACCGTGGTTATGAGTTGAAACGTCAGGATTGCGTATTATTAGACGAGCGGCCGTATTAGTGCCGCTACAGTTTACTATAACAGACTCCCGGGAGCCGGGTTACGTGTTACGTTTGTTTGCTCTGTTCACCTCGAGTCGACAAAACCCGTGCAATTAACGCCAGAACTACCGActaataaatacaactgatgaatattgctttgtaataatgacaagactacatctatccaaacctaataccatttttattctaacatgcGCTTCAgtgaaaaagttcattcaaaaagttctgatgaaaacatttttataatttcagtaattgtgaaggaaaaattagaaaccagtcattttgactggttcggtagttctagtgttaaaaaagaaacgaacgaaaaccCCGGTTGCAAAAGACGCTAAGCGTTCGAACGAATTAATTGTTGCTCGAACGGTCCTCTTGGACCGTCTAAAAACGTTGCTCAATCCGGTTAGCGTGGTTCACTTTCCCTGAAATCACGTTCGACCAGCTGTTACGATACTCCCGTGTGTTACAGTTACGCTCGCAGTCTCTTGCCGATTCGTTGTATTTCCATACGCCGGTGAAATTATCCCATCGGAAATCGGAACTTTCGAATAATCGATCCTACGGTAACTAGTCGAGCTGTTATGGATGATACAGGAAACGTTTCCAAGCCACTTTCGAGAGTCTATCGTGGATACCTTTCTCCGTATATTGTTGAAGAGACTAGCCCCGATTTATACCGGTGATTAATAAGGGGATTCGTCGAACGATCGAGATTAGAAGCGCTCGACCACGCGTTCAAGTCTCCGGGGCTACTGTGTCACTGTGTAACGCGCGTTCAAGTCTCCCGGGACTATGGCGGCGCAGCGTTTGCGCTCGAACTTAACACCGAACCAGCGCCGGTCAAATAGACCGGTCTGAAATATTTGATTTTGTAATTCTTGAAATTAAAACGATACTCCCATTCGAAATATTTGAATGCAATTCTTCGTCCAAGCAGATGTTGagataaaaatcgcacaaactCTAAATCAATTCAGTCGTTCCGTTTCTATTACGCAGCACAGACTTGGTAATGTTAGTGGTATTAATCTTTGAAGATTCGTTTAACAAATTTCTGAAATACCATCACACAgaggtaaaaatattttaaaaaaagaaaagaaaagtacAGTTGACAGTGACGCAAAATCCTCCTAAAAGTATGGACTCCTAAGAAATGACATCACTATTCGCCTCGGAAAACGAGcagaattgttcgttttctcAGCTGTTTACGAAAACGAAGTTTGGGAACCACTGGCGCCGACGGTGTGCCCCAAGAATCAGAGATCAGAGAGAGGTTGGAACACGCGTGCACGCTCACGCACGCGCTTTCCATTGGGCATCGATCGAGCGAAGAAAGTGTCCGGTGTAGCTTGAGCGAGTGTTCGCGGCCAGTGAAAGTGTCGGGTACCGAAGAAGAGAGCCGGTCTGCCGTCCCGTATTTTCGTTGGACTGTACCACGCTCAAAACCGCATCGGAATTGCCTGTACCGGCACCTCAATAACAATAAACGCTTCCGAGGATGATCGAAGGTCGCCGGATGACTCAATGATTCGCCGAATTCGTCGGGCGAAAACGTCGCTGAGAGCGAACGCTTGTCGTTAGACAGGAAACACGACTCGCGTCATGAGTCGCAAAGCATTAAACGATCCTGTCGACGGATCGGAGACCTCGAATCGAAGAGGAGAAAGAAGGAGAAGTGAGAATAATCGCGAGTTTCGCGACGCGATGGTTCGCCGAGGTCGTAGCACTCGTCCCGAGTGAAAGAGCACTCCGTCGAAAGTGAAATATCATCTCCGGTCACCGAATCGATCGCCTCGGTCCAACGATCGACGGCGAACGACCGTTTCGGACGACGAAATCCAGCCGAGAACTTTCGCAACGATTCGCAACGAACTCTCCTCGGCTGGCTTTATCTTCGCAATTAACCGGTCGCGGTTGTCGCTTGATGGCGAATTTTCTTCTCCCTAAACCGGACTTTCTCCGATTCCGGAGTTCCCCATTTTTCGAATGATTCGACGATCGTGCTAGCCCAGTGACACAGAGAAAGCGATCGTTACGGGATCGTTATGCAATATTCTGTTCTCGTGCGAATTAATACTTCACCGACTTCGAAAGGTCAGCTGTATgtatgtacagtaaagtcttgatctaagcccagtCCTCGCGTCCGTgatgtgacatagatcgtgcagggctaCTATTTCCTTGtgacataccgtcaattaaaccactaaatacgtttattgtcattttaatcagaaaaatgctaagttggtgaaagtcccatagaaaaataatgaaaaataaagaagttttgtaattgctttagtagtggttcacaccgatatacccgacccggtatcgTATTACAGCTCCgaacttcttggcccctcgcgaggtatacccccagtggaggggataggggaactgactaagatcgtgtagctccgtt is part of the Halictus rubicundus isolate RS-2024b chromosome 3, iyHalRubi1_principal, whole genome shotgun sequence genome and encodes:
- the LOC143352538 gene encoding uncharacterized protein LOC143352538 isoform X2; amino-acid sequence: MKSTVIILAALCVALVSSHPLPEGERLRSEALDRLMVVEADNDVALRSKRTIGILRELFPEISQDVNPEAEDRVNEVAAESQNNEVKVQFADEVPSDAAPLTPLDEVETEDDENRNKRFLNFGFGGSSGGSGSGAGSGNFLFDIIRLVAGSGSQASGGAAIAGKAEDAPEAVPGPVTRLFVIANRGISNLIQDLILRLAATSERIVNFKARLITSII